One Pyrus communis chromosome 4, drPyrComm1.1, whole genome shotgun sequence genomic region harbors:
- the LOC137732073 gene encoding uncharacterized protein encodes MSTEAAVVPVPADDQPIVEKVHEETHEVKESDSPPPPKPDEKKDAKEDLVAENSGSEVSATKVEETPVDNENQTETPVVVEAEKVDDVPVEVVSEEIESSDKEPEKSSTKESASETVEAVENVPVEKPAAESVDDNPVEKIESEAVEKEAEKAEAVVANEKSASEKAEAVEKEADEKLSREEAEEVDEKKPVENVSFEEVVKEAEKEETIEAVEKEDKKTEATEEGGEQKPVENVATEEVEKEVDEQKPVQIVATEEVEKEAEKDQTIEVVGKEPEKTEATEAADEKKPDIEAVEKQIDDEKPRVEASEANTSTEEAAGQSAEAPCETPLVKDSDTVSVVEGKQHEQLKDLLEMERNVEKELKNEENAATSSSASTIEEAQKNEKEAEKDTAVPDVQKPVAENTEKEAGENAAEKDEEKKIVKTEQETEENVEKTDQNAAQVADRELVAVKEVASEKEEEYTDIKENDVVVAPSSAIVEPESKLEKTEEAKTETAAERLEASKEEAKQDVSVKAQKQSGGIISKVKQSIVKVKKAIIGKSPSSKVLSPAPEVKADEQVSVK; translated from the exons ATGTCTACTGAGGCTGCTGTAGTACCTGTGCCTGCTGATGATCAG CCAATTGTGGAAAAAGTTCATGAAGAAACACATGAGGTTAAGGAGAGTGATAGTCCTCCTCCACCCAAACCTGATGAGAAAAAGGATGCAAAGGAAGATCTTGTAGCAGAGAACTCTGGTTCAGAGGTCTCTGCAACCAAGGTTGAAGAAACACCAGTGGATAACGAGAACCAGACCGAGACTCCTGTCGTTGTTGAGGCTGAGAAGGTTGATGATGTTCCGGTCGAAGTAGTCTCGGAAGAGATTGAAAGTTCTGATAAGGAGCCAGAGAAATCGTCCACAAAAGAATCAGCTAGTGAAACAGTTGAAGCAGTTGAAAATGTACCAGTGGAGAAACCAGCAGCTGAGTCAGTTGACGATAATCCGGTTGAGAAAATAGAAAGCGAAGCAGTTGAGAAAGAAGCAGAGAAGGCAGAAGCCGTTGTAGCAAATGAGAAGTCAGCTAGTGAAAAAGCAGAAGCAGTTGAGAAAGAAGCAGATGAGAAGCTGTCTAGAGAAGAAGCTGAAGAAGTGGATGAGAAAAAGCCAGTGGAGAATGTATCATTTGAGGAAGTTGTGAAAGAAGCAGAGAAGGAAGAAACTATTGAAGCAGTTGAGAAAGAAGACAAAAAGACGGAAGCAACTGAAGAAGGAGGTGAGCAAAAGCCAGTGGAGAATGTAGCGActgaagaagttgagaaagaAGTAGATGAGCAAAAGCCAGTGCAGATTGTAGCAActgaagaagttgagaaagaAGCAGAGAAGGATCAAACTATCGAGGTAGTTGGGAAAGAACCCGAAAAGACCGAAGCAACTGAAGCAGCTGATGAGAAGAAACCAGACATCGAAGCAGTTGAGAAACAGATAGATGATGAGAAGCCAAGGGTTGAAGCTTCTGAAGCTAATACCTCAACCGAAGAAGCAGCTGGTCAGTCGGCGGAGGCGCCTTGTGAAACGCCTCTTGTCAAAGATTCAGACACTGTAAGTGTAGTGGAGGGCAAGCAACATGAACAGCTAAAAGATTTATTAGAGATGGAGAGAAATGTTGAGAAGGAACTCAAGAATGAAGAAAATGCTGCCACTTCTAGCTCTGCCTCAACCATTGAGGAAGCacaaaaaaatgagaaagaagCCGAGAAAGATACTGCAGTTCCTGATGTACAAAAGCCAGTTGCTGAGAACACCGAAAAAGAAGCAGGCGAAAATGCTGCAGAGAAGGATGAGGAGAAGAAGATTGTGAAAACAGAACAAGAAACTGAAGAGAATGTTGAGAAGACTGATCAAAATGCTGCACAAGTTGCCGATAGAGAATTAGTCGCCGTGAAAGAGGTAGCAtcggagaaagaagaagagtaCACGGACATTAAAGAGAATGACGTTGTTGTTGCGCCTTCTTCTGCCATTGTTGAACCCGAAAGTAAGTTGGAGAAAACCGAAGAAGCGAAAACTGAGACTGCTGCCGAGAGACTTGAGGCCTCCAAAGAGGAGGCGAAGCAAGATGTTTCAGTAAAAGCACAAAAGCAGTCAGGTGGGATCATTTCGAAGGTGAAGCAGTCCATTGTGAAGGTGAAGAAAGCGATAATTGGGAAATCTCCAAGCTCAAAAGTGCTTTCCCCGGCACCAGAAGTCAAAGCAGATGAACAAGTCAGTGTCAAGTAG
- the LOC137730568 gene encoding auxin-responsive protein IAA31-like, whose product MGRKAAAHSSSSSIDSSNHPDHHLPSPTASSSSSSLSRKINGNYCNSLSITRTDLSTDLRLGLSISPSHHSDLSSTSTPREQALINWPPIKSILRSTLAGRAADNRRHPSLFVKVYLEGIPIGRKLNLFDHDGYSALISSLCLMFKTTILCPENNHVHSDKYHVLTYEDQEGDWMLVGDVPWEIFLTTVKRLKITRADRC is encoded by the exons ATGGGAAGAAAAGCTGCAGCtcattcatcatcttcttcaataGATAGCAGCAACCATCCTGATCATCATCTTCCCAGCCCTACtgcttcatcatcttcttcctctctttctcggaAAATCAATGGAAATTACTGCAATAGCCTCAGCATCACCAGAACAGATTTGAGCACTGATCTGAGACTTGGCCTCAGCATCTCTCCTTCTCATCACAGTGACTTGTCTTCCACTTCAACCCCAAG GGAGCAAGCACTGATAAACTGGCCGCCAATCAAATCTATCTTGAGGAGCACACTTGCAGGGAGAGCAGCAGACAACAGGCGCCATCCCTCCTTATTTGTGAAGGTCTACCTGGAGGGCATTCCAATTGGTagaaaattgaatttgtttGACCACGATGGTTATTCTGCTTTGATTTCATCTCTTTGCCTCATGTTCAAGACTACCATTCTAT GTCCCGAGAATAATCATGTTCATTCGGACAAATATCATGTGTTAACTTATGAAGATCAGGAAGGGGACTGGATGCTGGTTGGAGATGTGCCTTGGGA GATATTCTTGACCACAGTGAAAAGGTTGAAGATCACTAGAGCAGACAGATGTTAG